From a region of the Thiomicrorhabdus sp. genome:
- the dapB gene encoding 4-hydroxy-tetrahydrodipicolinate reductase, which yields MRVAIIGASGRMGKNLIDAVNQTQGLTVSAAIERPESSLIGADAGELAGVGKLGVSIVGDIEAVVDDFDVLIDFTTPTTTVHNLEVCVAHNKKIVIGTTGFDDAGLAAIDKAAESIAVIFAANFSVGVNLCLKLLKQAAEVLNEGYDIEVIEGHHRHKVDAPSGTALRMGEVVAETLGRDLKECAVYGREGITGARDPNTIGFATVRAGDIVGDHTVLFATEGERVEITHKASSRMTFANGAARSCNWIANKEKGLFDMQDVLNLR from the coding sequence ATGAGAGTAGCCATTATTGGAGCTTCAGGTCGCATGGGTAAAAACCTAATTGATGCGGTAAATCAAACGCAAGGATTAACGGTAAGTGCGGCTATTGAGCGTCCAGAAAGTTCTCTCATTGGTGCGGATGCTGGCGAGCTAGCGGGTGTTGGTAAGCTTGGTGTGTCTATTGTGGGTGATATTGAAGCGGTAGTAGATGATTTTGATGTGTTGATTGATTTCACAACACCGACAACCACGGTACATAATTTAGAAGTTTGTGTGGCTCACAATAAAAAAATTGTGATAGGTACAACTGGATTTGATGATGCTGGATTGGCCGCAATTGATAAGGCTGCAGAGAGCATTGCCGTTATTTTTGCGGCTAATTTTAGTGTGGGTGTTAACCTGTGCTTAAAACTGTTAAAGCAAGCAGCAGAAGTCTTAAATGAAGGCTATGATATTGAAGTGATTGAAGGTCATCACCGTCATAAAGTCGATGCTCCATCAGGTACCGCATTAAGAATGGGTGAAGTCGTAGCGGAAACTTTAGGGCGTGACCTTAAAGAGTGCGCGGTTTATGGTCGTGAAGGCATTACTGGTGCACGTGATCCAAATACTATTGGGTTTGCTACCGTGCGTGCAGGCGATATTGTGGGGGATCATACCGTGTTATTTGCCACTGAAGGTGAACGTGTAGAGATTACTCATAAAGCTTCTAGTCGCATGACCTTTGCGAATGGTGCGGCACGTTCTTGTAACTGGATAGCAAACAAAGAAAAAGGTTTGTTTGATATGCAAGATGTATTGAATTTACGCTAA
- the msrA gene encoding peptide-methionine (S)-S-oxide reductase MsrA codes for MTNKNDMVETNIDSKTIVLGMGCFWGAEKRMSEIPGVIDVESGYAGGEDTQAGYQDVLGLEQKIQMGLSTKRNHAEVIKVTYNPTMVDLKTILIKFWESHNPTQGNRQGNDVGTNYRSVIYYQTDDEKNLAEQTKAIYQQALTKAGFPKITTEIAPLVNYISAEEYHQDYLKKNPNGYCGLGGTGVAYPGSETKQHAQLKASELNKQRQLIVFEAEDCPYCKKFKADILNTWNSEVPIVATLNPNPPQDWKLEKALFATPTIVLFEEGKEVSRFTGYNGDKARFWKWLGFRLLTPEQRKIAFEEGTERPFTGSHLDETRPGYFVDPITGAKLFRSDTKFKSGTGWPSFFSPVEGAITEHTDNSMGMTRVEVRSASSGIHLGHVFNDGPAPTFKRYCINGNVLKFVPDKEE; via the coding sequence ATGACAAACAAAAATGATATGGTAGAAACCAATATTGATAGCAAAACAATTGTATTGGGGATGGGCTGTTTTTGGGGAGCAGAAAAACGTATGTCTGAAATACCTGGCGTCATTGATGTAGAAAGTGGTTACGCTGGCGGTGAAGATACTCAAGCTGGTTATCAAGATGTTTTGGGACTTGAGCAAAAAATTCAAATGGGACTCTCTACCAAACGTAATCATGCCGAGGTTATTAAGGTTACCTACAATCCCACAATGGTCGATTTAAAAACCATCCTAATTAAATTTTGGGAGAGTCATAATCCTACTCAAGGTAACCGTCAAGGTAATGATGTCGGTACAAATTACCGCAGTGTCATTTACTATCAAACGGATGACGAAAAGAACCTCGCAGAACAAACTAAAGCGATTTATCAGCAAGCATTAACAAAAGCGGGCTTTCCAAAAATCACTACTGAAATCGCCCCCTTAGTTAACTACATTTCGGCTGAAGAGTATCATCAAGATTACCTTAAAAAGAATCCAAACGGCTATTGTGGACTAGGCGGAACAGGCGTTGCTTACCCAGGCTCTGAAACCAAACAACACGCTCAACTAAAGGCAAGTGAACTCAATAAACAACGCCAATTGATTGTTTTTGAAGCTGAAGATTGTCCTTATTGTAAAAAGTTTAAGGCGGATATTCTCAACACTTGGAATTCTGAAGTACCCATTGTGGCCACTTTAAATCCAAACCCTCCTCAAGATTGGAAATTAGAAAAAGCACTGTTTGCCACTCCAACAATTGTGCTGTTTGAAGAGGGTAAAGAAGTTTCTCGTTTTACTGGCTATAACGGAGATAAAGCCCGTTTTTGGAAATGGTTAGGCTTTAGATTACTCACACCAGAACAGCGTAAAATTGCGTTTGAAGAAGGCACCGAGAGACCATTTACAGGCTCGCATTTAGATGAGACCAGGCCTGGTTATTTTGTTGATCCAATTACAGGTGCTAAATTGTTTAGAAGTGACACTAAATTTAAAAGTGGTACAGGTTGGCCAAGTTTCTTTAGCCCGGTAGAAGGTGCGATTACTGAGCACACAGACAATAGCATGGGCATGACAAGAGTCGAGGTTCGTAGTGCAAGTTCTGGGATTCATTTAGGTCATGTATTTAACGACGGCCCTGCCCCAACTTTTAAACGCTATTGCATAAATGGCAATGTTTTAAAGTTTGTCCCCGATAAAGAAGAGTAA
- the dnaK gene encoding molecular chaperone DnaK, producing the protein MAKIIGIDLGTTNSCVAVMEGKEVKVIPNAEGARTTPSIVGYTADGEVLVGDSAKRQAVTNPENTLFAIKRLIGRRADDEVVAKDKDMVPYKIVAADNGDAWVEVAGKKLSPQEVSARTLMKMKKTAEDYLGHEVTEAVVTVPAYFNDAQRQATKDAGKIAGLEVKRIINEPTAAALAYGMDKAKGDSKIAVYDLGGGTFDISIIEVADLDGEKQVEVLSTNGDTFLGGEDFDNVIVDYIAEEFMKDQNVDLKLDKLALQRVREAAEKAKIELSSREQTDINLPYVTADATGPKHLNMKITRAKFESLIEGLVKRSIDPCKMALKDAGLSASEIDDVILVGGSTRVPMVQAAVKEFFGKEPRKDVNPDEAVAMGAAIQGGVLSGDVNDVLLLDVTPLSLGIETMGGVMTKLIEKNTTIPTRKSQVFSTAEDNQNAVTIHVVQGEREMASGNKSLGQFNLDEIPAAPRGTPQIEVTFDIDANGILNVSAKDKNTGKEQHITIQASSGLSEEEVEAMVKDAEAHAEEDAKMKELVEARNQADAMVHATNKMVADAGDSVDAAEKEAVETAIKAVEEAIKGSDKAAIEESVTKLGEASQSIAQKAQAKQQAGGDAAQEQGSTDNADDDIVDAEFEEVNDDKK; encoded by the coding sequence ATGGCTAAAATTATTGGTATCGATTTAGGAACCACCAACTCATGTGTTGCGGTAATGGAAGGTAAAGAAGTTAAAGTTATTCCAAACGCCGAAGGTGCACGTACAACTCCATCGATTGTTGGTTATACAGCAGATGGTGAAGTACTGGTTGGTGATTCAGCAAAACGTCAAGCGGTTACAAACCCAGAAAACACTCTTTTCGCAATCAAACGTTTAATCGGTCGTCGTGCTGATGATGAAGTAGTAGCTAAAGATAAGGATATGGTTCCTTATAAAATCGTTGCGGCTGATAACGGAGATGCTTGGGTTGAAGTAGCTGGTAAGAAATTGTCTCCACAGGAAGTTTCTGCACGTACTCTGATGAAAATGAAGAAAACAGCAGAAGATTACCTAGGTCATGAAGTAACTGAAGCGGTGGTAACGGTTCCTGCTTACTTTAACGATGCTCAGCGTCAAGCGACTAAAGATGCCGGTAAAATTGCTGGTTTAGAAGTTAAGCGTATTATCAACGAACCAACAGCGGCAGCACTTGCATATGGTATGGATAAAGCCAAAGGTGACAGCAAAATCGCAGTTTACGATTTAGGTGGTGGTACGTTTGATATCTCTATCATTGAAGTAGCGGATTTAGATGGTGAAAAACAAGTAGAAGTACTTTCTACTAATGGTGACACTTTCTTAGGTGGTGAAGATTTCGATAACGTAATTGTTGACTACATTGCAGAAGAGTTCATGAAAGATCAAAATGTTGATCTGAAGTTAGACAAGTTGGCTTTACAACGTGTTCGTGAAGCGGCAGAAAAAGCAAAAATTGAGCTTTCATCACGTGAGCAAACAGACATCAACCTACCATATGTAACGGCTGATGCAACGGGTCCAAAACACCTAAACATGAAAATTACTCGTGCTAAGTTTGAGTCTTTAATTGAAGGCCTAGTTAAGCGTTCAATTGACCCATGTAAAATGGCTCTTAAAGATGCAGGTCTTTCAGCTTCTGAAATTGACGATGTTATCTTGGTGGGTGGTTCAACTCGTGTACCAATGGTACAAGCCGCGGTTAAAGAATTCTTTGGTAAAGAGCCACGTAAAGATGTAAACCCTGATGAAGCAGTAGCAATGGGTGCGGCGATTCAAGGTGGTGTACTTTCTGGTGATGTAAACGATGTACTTCTATTAGACGTTACTCCTCTATCTCTAGGTATTGAGACTATGGGTGGTGTAATGACTAAGTTGATTGAGAAGAACACAACGATTCCAACACGTAAGTCACAAGTATTCTCTACAGCGGAAGATAACCAAAATGCGGTAACAATTCACGTAGTTCAAGGTGAGCGTGAAATGGCTTCTGGTAACAAATCTTTAGGTCAATTTAACCTAGATGAGATTCCAGCAGCACCACGTGGTACACCACAAATTGAAGTAACATTTGATATTGATGCCAACGGTATACTAAACGTATCTGCTAAAGATAAAAATACAGGTAAAGAGCAACACATCACAATCCAAGCATCTTCTGGTCTTTCTGAAGAAGAAGTAGAAGCAATGGTTAAAGATGCTGAAGCTCACGCTGAAGAAGATGCAAAAATGAAAGAACTAGTTGAAGCTCGTAACCAAGCAGATGCAATGGTTCACGCAACCAATAAAATGGTAGCGGATGCAGGTGACTCTGTTGATGCAGCTGAAAAAGAAGCCGTAGAAACAGCAATCAAAGCAGTAGAAGAAGCTATTAAAGGTTCTGACAAAGCAGCGATTGAAGAGTCTGTGACTAAACTAGGTGAAGCAAGTCAGTCAATTGCTCAAAAAGCACAAGCTAAACAGCAAGCTGGTGGCGATGCAGCTCAAGAGCAAGGTTCAACAGACAATGCAGACGATGACATCGTAGATGCAGAGTTTGAAGAAGTGAATGACGATAAGAAATAA
- the dnaJ gene encoding molecular chaperone DnaJ has translation MSKTCYYEILSVSKTASEGEIKKAYRKMAMKYHPDRNPGDAEAENKFKEAAEAYEVLSDPQKRSTYDQFGHAGLEGGHGGGGFGGGGFGDAFGDIFGDIFGGGFGGQRGPQPGQDLQYELEVSLEDAVAGTTVDIRIPTKDICDACDGSGAEPGSDVETCPTCHGAGQVRMQQGFFAVNRTCPSCHGSGKLIKTPCKKCRGEGYTHDNKTLSVKIPAGVDTGDRIRLQGEGEAGEPGAPRGDLYVRIRVKKHAIFERDGNTLYCELPIGFATAALGGSVDVPTLGGKANLKIPAGTQSGQRFKLSGKGVKSVRSSHIGDMVVQINIETPVKLTSRQKELLQEFDESLQGKHHKQHSPQAHSFFDSVKSFFTGDDDNDSKSKKDKNEPWN, from the coding sequence ATGAGTAAAACCTGTTACTACGAAATCCTATCCGTTTCAAAAACGGCTTCTGAAGGTGAAATTAAAAAAGCCTATCGCAAAATGGCAATGAAGTATCACCCTGACCGTAATCCGGGTGATGCAGAAGCTGAAAATAAATTTAAAGAAGCAGCAGAAGCTTATGAAGTGCTTTCTGATCCACAAAAACGTTCAACCTATGATCAGTTTGGTCATGCTGGTTTAGAAGGTGGTCATGGTGGAGGCGGCTTTGGCGGCGGTGGTTTTGGTGATGCATTTGGTGATATTTTTGGTGATATCTTTGGCGGTGGTTTTGGTGGGCAACGTGGCCCGCAACCTGGTCAAGATTTACAGTATGAATTAGAAGTCTCTTTAGAGGATGCAGTTGCTGGTACTACCGTTGATATCCGCATTCCAACCAAAGACATTTGTGATGCTTGTGATGGTTCAGGAGCTGAACCTGGCAGTGATGTAGAAACATGCCCAACCTGTCATGGTGCAGGTCAGGTACGAATGCAACAAGGTTTCTTTGCTGTAAACCGCACTTGTCCAAGTTGTCATGGTTCTGGTAAGTTAATTAAAACACCTTGTAAAAAATGCCGCGGAGAAGGGTATACTCATGACAATAAAACATTGTCAGTGAAGATTCCTGCGGGTGTGGATACAGGCGACCGTATCCGTCTTCAAGGTGAAGGTGAAGCTGGCGAACCAGGTGCACCACGTGGTGACTTATATGTTCGAATTAGAGTTAAAAAACACGCAATCTTTGAGCGTGATGGCAATACGCTTTATTGTGAATTACCTATTGGTTTTGCAACAGCGGCTTTAGGTGGTTCTGTTGATGTACCTACTTTAGGTGGTAAAGCTAACTTAAAAATCCCTGCTGGTACACAATCTGGCCAACGTTTTAAATTGTCAGGTAAAGGGGTTAAATCGGTTAGATCTTCACATATCGGTGATATGGTTGTGCAAATTAATATTGAGACGCCTGTTAAATTAACATCACGTCAAAAAGAGTTATTGCAAGAATTTGATGAGAGTTTACAAGGTAAACATCACAAACAGCATAGCCCACAAGCACATAGTTTCTTTGATTCAGTTAAATCGTTCTTTACTGGCGATGATGATAATGATTCAAAATCAAAAAAAGATAAGAATGAGCCTTGGAATTAA